Proteins co-encoded in one Coregonus clupeaformis isolate EN_2021a chromosome 17, ASM2061545v1, whole genome shotgun sequence genomic window:
- the LOC121585639 gene encoding receptor-transporting protein 3-like, whose protein sequence is MSTDWTPTLWSECFEEMLDEELDSSDQWAFHFNYGLTETLTKEERRRRWRVYSHCAYGQFQCGECSKTWPSARVIVMFHYRLRDETGRGTVLMRPFGQACRRCQAEFELPGFSKNEVEEALLRLFGKIRKNCYGEEDKEEEEEEEEEEEEESEGSEKVWKRPHEKALCEACRLGICCQEE, encoded by the exons ATGAGTACAG ACTGGACGCCCACCCTGTGGTCAGAGTGTTTTGAGGAGATGTTGGATGAGGAGCTGGACAGCAGTGACCAGTGGGCCTTCCACTTCAACTACGGCCTGACAGAAACACTCaccaaggaggagaggaggagaagatggcggGTGTACAGCCACTGTGCCTACGGACA GTTCCAGTGTGGTGAGTGTTCTAAGACATGGCCGTCGGCACGGGTGATAGTAATGTTCCATTATCGGCTGCGGGATGAGACAGGCCGGGGGACCGTGCTGATGCGGCCTTTCGGCCAGGCATGCAGACGCTGCCAGGCAGAGTTTGAACTTCCAGGCTTTTCCAAGAATGAGGTAGAAGAGGCACTGCTCCGGCTGTTTGGAAAGATTAGGAAGAACTGCTATGGAGAGgaggacaaggaggaggaggaggaagaggaggaagaggaggaggaagagtcaGAGGGATCAGAGAAGGTGTGGAAGAGGCCCCATGAGAAAGCCCTGTGTGAAGCCTGCCGACTGGGCATCTGCTGTCaagaagagtag